Genomic DNA from Streptomyces venezuelae:
CGCGCAACCGTGGACCGAACGGCGCGACGGCATCCCGCGAGGCCGCGTCGAACGCCACCGGCTGCCCGCGGGCGCGCTCGGCGCCGAACGCGACGTCTGGACCTACCTGCCGCCGGGCGGCCCGCGGCCCGACAGCCCCGTCGTGGTCCTGTGCGACGGCGACATGTGGTTCGGCCGGCTCGCGCTCGAGGACACCCTGGACGCCCTCGCCGCCGACCGCGCCGTACCGCCCCCCGTCGTCCTCGCGCCCGACGCAGTCGACCGGCTCACCCGCTGGCACGACCTCACCGCGCACGACGCCTACGTCACGTTCCTCGCCGACGAGGTGCTGCCCCGGGCGGCCGAACGCCTGACCCTGACACTCCGCCCGGCCCGCACCGCGGTCGCGGGCCAGAGCCTCGGAGGGCTCACCTCGCTGTACGCGGCACTGCGCAGACCCGACCGGTTCGGCGCCGTCCTCGCGCAGTCCCCGTCGCTGTGGTGGCGCCCCGGACTGCCGCACGGCACACCGCGACCGGCGCCCGCCGACGAAACACCCTGGCTCGCCGAGTGCTTCGCCACCGACACGCCGTCGCGCCCGCCTCTCCGCGTCCATCTCGACGTCGGACTCCACGAGGGCACGATGGTCGATCACAGCCGGTGCATGTACGAGACGCTCGCCGCCCGCGGCGACCTCGTGTCCCTCCGGGAGTGCAACGGCGGTCACGACTACGCCTGTTGGCGCGGGGGCATCGCGGAGGGGCTGGTCAACCTGCTCGGGCACGCGGGCGCGGTCCGGCCCCCGTTCTGACCGCAAGAAGTCCCGCGCCGGGTGAGCCATCCGTGTCGCTGTTGGGCTGAACGGGTGACTTGGCGTAAGAATTGGCCGGTGCAGAGAACAAGTGCGAGCCAGGACGGGGTGGATAAGTGAGCAGCAGTCAGCGCCACGACGTCACCGATGAACAGTGGGAAGGGCTCGCCCAGGTCGTACCGCTGCGCAGCCGCGACGAATGGCCTTCCTGGCCGGGGCACCGCGCGATGCCCGACGCGGAGACCGAGACGCGCCGCCGCTTCGTCGTGATGCGGGTCAACGTGTTCGCGGACGCCCGCGAGGTCGCCGAGACCGTCATGGCACAGATCCCGGTCCTGCTCGACCTGACCGGCGCCGAGACGGACGTCGCCAAGCGGGTCCTGGACTTCAGCAGCGGCGTCGTCATGGGGCTGAACTGCGGGATGCACCGGGTCGACAAGAACGTCTTCCTCCTCGCGCCCCCCGGCACCGAGGTGCAGGGCCTGGTGGAGGCGGTCTCCCAGCCCTGAGCGACATGAACCACACCGGTCGATCTCGCGGGGG
This window encodes:
- the fes gene encoding enterochelin esterase, whose amino-acid sequence is MDLVREPEVTGAAAGAHTMPPAGPGAHSPTLQALVRRVTTASEDELPAVLDAFWKNIAESGGTPLVEPVEGYPGHRAVTFLWRGHRATREVLLLANRLFDRERLADALLTPLPGTDVWYRTLRLRSDHRASYRIAADLAPGDLPADPETRQRRLRALVPHAAHDPRNPRRIGDRWGQPDSSVLALPDAPAQPWTERRDGIPRGRVERHRLPAGALGAERDVWTYLPPGGPRPDSPVVVLCDGDMWFGRLALEDTLDALAADRAVPPPVVLAPDAVDRLTRWHDLTAHDAYVTFLADEVLPRAAERLTLTLRPARTAVAGQSLGGLTSLYAALRRPDRFGAVLAQSPSLWWRPGLPHGTPRPAPADETPWLAECFATDTPSRPPLRVHLDVGLHEGTMVDHSRCMYETLAARGDLVSLRECNGGHDYACWRGGIAEGLVNLLGHAGAVRPPF
- a CDS encoding cell division protein SepF; this translates as MSSSQRHDVTDEQWEGLAQVVPLRSRDEWPSWPGHRAMPDAETETRRRFVVMRVNVFADAREVAETVMAQIPVLLDLTGAETDVAKRVLDFSSGVVMGLNCGMHRVDKNVFLLAPPGTEVQGLVEAVSQP